A stretch of Lactuca sativa cultivar Salinas chromosome 6, Lsat_Salinas_v11, whole genome shotgun sequence DNA encodes these proteins:
- the LOC111890537 gene encoding CRIB domain-containing protein RIC9 isoform X3, translated as MFDVGFCDIIMKEREMEIGYPTDVKHAAHIGWDGSSSSAPSWMNEFKTAPDFTATTIGNSASGLSAWSSQDLEYEARETHSSFKDIILSCLALLQQISPHGQQQ; from the exons ATGTTTGATGTTGGATTTTGTGATATAATTATGAAGGAGCGTGAAATGGAGATTGGGTACCCAACAGATGTTAAACATGCTGCTCATATTGGCTGGGATGGATCATCAAGCAGTGCTCcttcttgg ATGAATGAGTTCAAGACAGCCCCTGATTTTACAGCAACTACCATTGGAAATTCTGCTTCTGGTCTGTCTGCCTGGTCTTCTCAAG aTTTAGAGTATGAAGCACGAGAAACACATTCATCATTTAAAGATATCATACTAAG TTGCCTTGCGCTATTACAACAGATTTCGCCACATGGGCAACAACAGTAG
- the LOC111890537 gene encoding CRIB domain-containing protein RIC9 isoform X2 has translation MFDVGFCDIIMKEREMEIGYPTDVKHAAHIGWDGSSSSAPSWMNEFKTAPDFTATTIGNSASGLSAWSSQDLEYEARETHSSFKDIILRFRHMGNNSSGCHHQTRSSRCT, from the exons ATGTTTGATGTTGGATTTTGTGATATAATTATGAAGGAGCGTGAAATGGAGATTGGGTACCCAACAGATGTTAAACATGCTGCTCATATTGGCTGGGATGGATCATCAAGCAGTGCTCcttcttgg ATGAATGAGTTCAAGACAGCCCCTGATTTTACAGCAACTACCATTGGAAATTCTGCTTCTGGTCTGTCTGCCTGGTCTTCTCAAG aTTTAGAGTATGAAGCACGAGAAACACATTCATCATTTAAAGATATCATACTAAG ATTTCGCCACATGGGCAACAACAGTAGCGGGTGTCACCACCAGACTCGCAGCAGCAGATGCACCTAA
- the LOC111890537 gene encoding CRIB domain-containing protein RIC5 isoform X4, producing MFDVGFCDIIMKEREMEIGYPTDVKHAAHIGWDGSSSSAPSWMNEFKTAPDFTATTIGNSASGLSAWSSQVALRYYNRFRHMGNNSSGCHHQTRSSRCT from the exons ATGTTTGATGTTGGATTTTGTGATATAATTATGAAGGAGCGTGAAATGGAGATTGGGTACCCAACAGATGTTAAACATGCTGCTCATATTGGCTGGGATGGATCATCAAGCAGTGCTCcttcttgg ATGAATGAGTTCAAGACAGCCCCTGATTTTACAGCAACTACCATTGGAAATTCTGCTTCTGGTCTGTCTGCCTGGTCTTCTCAAG TTGCCTTGCGCTATTACAACAGATTTCGCCACATGGGCAACAACAGTAGCGGGTGTCACCACCAGACTCGCAGCAGCAGATGCACCTAA
- the LOC111890537 gene encoding CRIB domain-containing protein RIC10 isoform X1, giving the protein MFDVGFCDIIMKEREMEIGYPTDVKHAAHIGWDGSSSSAPSWMNEFKTAPDFTATTIGNSASGLSAWSSQDFATWATTVAGVTTRLAAADAPNQCNMMIIRFTFNSVLCFVRLNLYQRILWVFFV; this is encoded by the exons ATGTTTGATGTTGGATTTTGTGATATAATTATGAAGGAGCGTGAAATGGAGATTGGGTACCCAACAGATGTTAAACATGCTGCTCATATTGGCTGGGATGGATCATCAAGCAGTGCTCcttcttgg ATGAATGAGTTCAAGACAGCCCCTGATTTTACAGCAACTACCATTGGAAATTCTGCTTCTGGTCTGTCTGCCTGGTCTTCTCAAG ATTTCGCCACATGGGCAACAACAGTAGCGGGTGTCACCACCAGACTCGCAGCAGCAGATGCACCTAATCAGTGTAATATGATGATCATCCGTTTTACCTTCAATAGTGTCTTATGTTTTGTTAGATTAAATTTATACCAAAGAATCCTATGGGTGTTTTTTGTTTGA